CTTCAATGTATCAAGATCTAATCAAACACAATCGACTTACAGAGATTGACTATATCAATGGTGCAGTTTCTCGTAAAGGAAAAAAATATCACGTTCCTACACCTTACTGTGATTTTCTTACACAGCTTATTCATTCTAAAGAAGAGATTTTACACGCTCAATAATTATTAAATTAAAAAAGCACCGTTATTTAACGATGCTTTTTTAATCCTGTAAAAGAGTGACGGATTGCCCTTGATTTTTTAGAGTTTGAATGTGGAGTTTCCCCCAATCACAAAGACTATCCATGATTGTACTTAGACTTTCTCCATATTCACTAAGTGAATATTCGACGCGTGGCGGAACTTCATTATAGGATTTTCGGGTTACGATGTGAGCAGATTCTAATTCTTTGAGTTGCTGAGTCAGCATTTTTTGGCTAATTCCAGAAATTTGTCTCTTTAATTCACCTGGGCGAACGGCTCCATGTCGCAAATTACACAAGATAATGGGTTTCCATTTGCCACCGATGACCTCCATGGTGGCTTCGACAGCAATATTATAAATTTTTTCTGACATTTTTATTCCTATTTTTTCTTTATTTTAAGCTAATAGACACTTTTTGGTAGGTATAGCACTAAAAAGTAGGTACTATGCAAATCGTTTTATTTATTATACAATAATTTTCGTTGAAAAAATAGACCAAAAGGTCAATATAAAATCATAAAGGAAGAAAATGAAGAAAAAAATATCACCTCATTTAACATTGCTCGCTCTTGCAATTAATGCATTTGCGATTGGTTCTACAGAATTTATAAGTGTTGGCTTGATGCCAATGATTATCACACAATTTCATGTGACATTGGCTCAGGCTGGCTTGACAGTTTCTCTTTATGCTTTAGGGGTAACAATTGGTGCGCCTTTACTCACTGTTTTTACAGGAAGATGGAATCGGCGCACTTTGATGATTGCCATTATGAGCTTGTTCATTATTGGGAATTTATTTACAGCATTTTCACCGACTTTCACCATTTTGCTTTTAGGGCGCGTGATTGCTGCTTTGGCGCATGGGATATTTATGTCAGTTTCAACGGTGATTGCTGCAAACGTGGTTCGTCCAGAAAAGCGTGCCTCAGCAATTGCTATGATGTTCATGGGATTGACTGTTGCAACGATTGTAGGCGTTCCTTTAGGGACATTTATTGGGCAACAAAGTCGTTGGAATAGCGCCTTTATTTTTATCGCCTTAATTGGTTTGTTAGGCTTGGTTTTCAGTGCTTTACTTATTCCTCGTCATTTGGAAATTCCTGGTCGTGTGGATTTGCTTGGTTTTAAACGAATTTTCTCTAATAAATCAATAGTTGTTTCATTTGTAATCACGGCCTTAGGTTATGGGAGCACTTTTGCTGCGTACACTTATTTATCTCCCATTTTAGAGCATGAATTTGGCTTCTCGGAACAGGCAATTGTTTTTATTTTGCTCGGGTATGGTCTAACGGTTGCTCTTGGAAATAGTTTAGGTGGCTATTGGGCTAATAGGAGTGTATTGAAAAGTTTAATTAAAATGTTTGCTGCTCTAGCTTTCGCCTTGCTTTTTATGACGCTTGCAATTTTTAATGGTAATATGTGGCTTGGACTAATTTCTGTCTTGGTCTTGGGATTCTTTGCTTTTATGAATGTTCCAGGTCTGCAGCTTTATGTTGTTCAATTGGCCGAAAAAGAAGCGCCCAAAGATATTGCTCTCACCTCAGCTTTTAATATTTCGGCCTTTAATGTTGGGATAGCCTTTGGATCACTGGTCGGCGCGCAAGTGACTCAACGAATAGGGGTCAATTTGACCCCAGTTTCTGGGATGATCATTGCCCTTTTAGCTATGTTTTTAGCTTTAGGCGCAAGTAAAAAAGAAAAAAGAAGTAAGAAGTAAGGGTTGAGCGAAAAAATGAGTGATTTTTAAAAAATAACTGAGGGTTTTAAAAGAATCAGAAATTTTGTAAAACGAGCTAAAAAATAGGATGTATTGTCATCCTATTTTTTGACTTTCAAAGTCAATAAGATATCGTCGTAAGACAGAGAATGAAATGGAATATGGATTAAGGAAAAATATGGCTAAAAATGGTAGAATAGAGAAGTATCTGGCTCTTTTGCTTGATTTTTAGACTAGCTAGAATTGAGAAGAAGGGTTTGGAAGTTGGTTAATTTATTCGGACATTAAAATTTTGGGAGAAAAGCCCAGAGTTTTTAGAGTTGTTCATTTTAAAGAAGATTTAAAGGGCTGCAAGTATTATTGCAGCAGGATTAAGGAGTAGAGATGGTTATTCAATGGTTGAATGTACTGGATGTTGACTTCTTGAAAAAATTGGATTTGAAAATAGATAGAATTTGTAGTTTGATTAGCTCAAAGTCCTTGCAAAATAGGGCTTTTTCTTTTTCAGAAAATTCAAAGCGAATAATTTTTAATTATCTTAGAAAAGATAGAAAAACAACCTTATTGAGCAATAATAAGCAATAAAAATCATATTTTGCCCAAAAATTGGCCCAATTTAATTTATATCAAAATATTTGAATAGTACCTATCATTAATAACACTTTTTTGAATGGTTGCATGGCAAAGATTTTGCTATAATATAACTATTGTTAAAACAACTATTAATTTATTATGATAGAGGAGACGGAATGGAGCAAGGATGTTTTTATATTAAAATACACGGTGATGATAAGCAGTTAAAAATAAACGATGCCTTAAAGCAAGAACTACTTAATGCTTTTAAAAACGAAAAAATGATTAGAGATGACCTGTTTTTATTTCCAACAATAAACTTTGCAATGGCATTATTAGACGATATTGAGAGTTCCTATTTTGGGAAAAGATTTGTTCCTTGTGCGATTCTAACTCGTTCTTTACTGGATGCAACTATGTCTCTAATCTACTTTCTCCAAGTTCCTAGTTCTGATTACGATTCCTTTTTTAAGGAGTATTTCAAAACTGGGGAATTAACGAAAGCACCAGATAAAAAAGGCATACGATGGCGGTTAACAGGTAAAGAACTCTGTGAAGTTTACAAGAATAAAGTCGGTTATGATGTGAACGAACCATATAAGAATCTTTCCAAATATGTTCATCCCACCTTAAGACATTTCTATTCAATGTATCAAGATTTAGATGATGGTGCTTTTGGGTTAACGATGTATGGTTCAAAAACAGAATTTATTGAAGAGCAATATTTAGAATTACATCAACTGATTTATTCATGTATTGATGTATTTATTCTGGTATTAAGACAAAGAGGGAAAATGTTTCAAGAAAAAGAAAATATACCTCTTAAAAACAAAGCAAATATTTGACAAAGAACAGGACGATGACTAAAATTGAACAGCACAGCACAGCAGGTAGATACTACCTCTTTTTACCATACGCAAAAAATACTTCCAACAGGATTCTTGGAGGTGTTTTATAATGCCTAAAATTCCCTTTGATGACCGCCCTCATAAAAATGAAAAACAAGAATCCATCGACTTTGTAAAGTCCCTCATTGAACAAGCGAGAACTGATGCTCGTGACTCTGATATTCCAAAACTTGAAAAATTGATTCAACTTCTTAACTCGAAAAAATATGGCTTAGTCTGGGAAGAACACGCCGAGTTAGTTGAGGAAGAAATGAAAACGAAAATTCCTGTTTTTGTCGAAGATCAAGGCAAGAAAATCAACGATAATCCAGATTCGGAAGATTTTAATTTTCTTTTAGAGGGAGATAATCTGCACAGCTTGCATCTTTTGGAAAAAACACATCTTGGGAAGATTGATGTAATTTATATTGACCCACCTTATAATACAGGAACTAAAGAAGGAGCATTTCGATATAATGACAAATTGATACTTAACGATGATTCTTATATTCACTCAAAATGGCTTAGCTTTATAAATGTTCGCTTAAAAATTGCTGAAAGATTGCTTACAAATGATGGGGTTCTATTTCTTCATATTGATGAAAATGAATACGCACAAATCAAGTTATTATTAGATGAGTTATTTGGAGAAGATGCCTTTGTAGAAAACTTGATTTGGAATAAGCGCGTCCCTAAAAATGATAAAGGAATCGGTGCAATTCATGAGTATATTTTAGTGTATAGCAAAAACAAAAAGAATGAGTTTTTAGTTGAAAAAGAGGGATTAGAAGAAATTTTTTCTTTAGTAGAAAATGCAAAAAAATCAGGGAAAACACCACTTGAATCACAGAATATGTTAAAGCAGTATTATCGTGAGAATGAATTTCCAAGAGCTATTACACTATATAATAATGTAGACAATAATTATAAGATATTTGGAAAAATTAATATGTCATGGCCAAATGCAAATACTTTTGGACCTAGATATGATGTTTTGCATCCTAAAACTAAAAATCCAGTTAAAGTTCCAGATAGAGGTTGGAGATGGCGTTATGAAACATTGAAAGATGCCTTGAATGGAGATTTTCAAGAATTGGAGGATGGAGGATATTTAAAAGGTAGGATTTGGTATGCAAAAGATGAAAAAACTCAAATATCTAGTATCAATTATCTAGAGGATACCAACAGAATGCTTCTGAGGTCTATTATTTCTTTGAAATCTGACGGTTCACTTGAGTTAGAGAAATTAGGATTTAGAAAAAATGATTTTGCATATGCTAAACCAGTCAGCTTGGCTAAAGAGTTGTTAGAATCAATTACTTTTAGTAATAAAAATGCGATTATTTTAGATTTTTTTGCAGGTTCTGGAACGACTGGACAAGCTGTAGCAGAACTCAACAATGAAGATGGCGGAAATCGTAAATTTATTCTTGCAACAAATAATGAAAATAATATTGCCGAGGAAGTAACTTATGAACGGATGAAACGTGTTTCTTCGGGTACTGAAAAATATGAAGCAAAACCAATGAATTTGAAATATCTCAAAACTGATTTTGTAATCAAAGAAAAATTCCCTAATGTTTCACTCGAATATGAGCTTTTAAGATATATCACACCACTTGTGGAACTTGAATTTACAGTTGACATTGTTAATCCTAAAGTTCAAATTGTGATTACAGATGGACAGCTTGAAAGTTTGATTGAAAATAATGAGCTGGTAGCTTATTCAACTTTGTTCATGCACCCCGATATTTTCCGAGATGCAGAACAAAATCAAGTCTTGTCGGACTTACAAATCAAAGTGCAAGAAATTCCTAATTACTTCTTTGGAATGGAGTTGTGGAGTAAATGATTAAAATTTTCAGCAATGAAACAGAATGGGATATTTTTAAAAACGTACTACAGTCAGAAGGGTTATATGCAAAATCCAAAAAAGAACGAAAACTACTTGATGAAATAACAAAA
The DNA window shown above is from Lactococcus sp. S-13 and carries:
- a CDS encoding winged helix-turn-helix transcriptional regulator, whose amino-acid sequence is MSEKIYNIAVEATMEVIGGKWKPIILCNLRHGAVRPGELKRQISGISQKMLTQQLKELESAHIVTRKSYNEVPPRVEYSLSEYGESLSTIMDSLCDWGKLHIQTLKNQGQSVTLLQD
- a CDS encoding MFS transporter, which translates into the protein MKKKISPHLTLLALAINAFAIGSTEFISVGLMPMIITQFHVTLAQAGLTVSLYALGVTIGAPLLTVFTGRWNRRTLMIAIMSLFIIGNLFTAFSPTFTILLLGRVIAALAHGIFMSVSTVIAANVVRPEKRASAIAMMFMGLTVATIVGVPLGTFIGQQSRWNSAFIFIALIGLLGLVFSALLIPRHLEIPGRVDLLGFKRIFSNKSIVVSFVITALGYGSTFAAYTYLSPILEHEFGFSEQAIVFILLGYGLTVALGNSLGGYWANRSVLKSLIKMFAALAFALLFMTLAIFNGNMWLGLISVLVLGFFAFMNVPGLQLYVVQLAEKEAPKDIALTSAFNISAFNVGIAFGSLVGAQVTQRIGVNLTPVSGMIIALLAMFLALGASKKEKRSKK
- a CDS encoding site-specific DNA-methyltransferase yields the protein MPKIPFDDRPHKNEKQESIDFVKSLIEQARTDARDSDIPKLEKLIQLLNSKKYGLVWEEHAELVEEEMKTKIPVFVEDQGKKINDNPDSEDFNFLLEGDNLHSLHLLEKTHLGKIDVIYIDPPYNTGTKEGAFRYNDKLILNDDSYIHSKWLSFINVRLKIAERLLTNDGVLFLHIDENEYAQIKLLLDELFGEDAFVENLIWNKRVPKNDKGIGAIHEYILVYSKNKKNEFLVEKEGLEEIFSLVENAKKSGKTPLESQNMLKQYYRENEFPRAITLYNNVDNNYKIFGKINMSWPNANTFGPRYDVLHPKTKNPVKVPDRGWRWRYETLKDALNGDFQELEDGGYLKGRIWYAKDEKTQISSINYLEDTNRMLLRSIISLKSDGSLELEKLGFRKNDFAYAKPVSLAKELLESITFSNKNAIILDFFAGSGTTGQAVAELNNEDGGNRKFILATNNENNIAEEVTYERMKRVSSGTEKYEAKPMNLKYLKTDFVIKEKFPNVSLEYELLRYITPLVELEFTVDIVNPKVQIVITDGQLESLIENNELVAYSTLFMHPDIFRDAEQNQVLSDLQIKVQEIPNYFFGMELWSK